A genomic region of Natronoarchaeum mannanilyticum contains the following coding sequences:
- the tbsP gene encoding transcriptional regulator TbsP, with product MKENILDRTRAELVHEAVAATDDELTAVNPSEETIRELVSALADADGPPTVRLLGHPETVKDVMSDFIVASNAADLVESGTLELRVNDATSGNPLLIHDDAVVAVVDAGASVGGLVADDEAFVADARDRYESQWEAAESYPLRTPPLSTVHEGLSAELGEHAEQDFRAMLSSLETARGDGDGLDEVTISLLVAAKNEELLYDVSKWGEDTGVASKATFSRTKTKLEDMGLIETEKVPIDVGRPRLRLTLGDDRLEAAENDQLATVAQSMLN from the coding sequence ATGAAAGAGAATATACTCGACCGAACGCGAGCCGAACTCGTCCACGAGGCCGTCGCTGCGACTGACGACGAACTGACGGCGGTGAATCCCTCCGAAGAGACGATCCGCGAACTCGTTTCGGCGCTCGCGGACGCCGACGGGCCGCCGACGGTGCGCTTGCTCGGCCACCCCGAGACGGTCAAGGACGTGATGAGCGACTTCATCGTCGCGAGCAACGCCGCGGATCTGGTGGAGTCCGGTACGCTGGAACTCCGAGTGAACGACGCGACCTCGGGGAACCCGCTGTTGATTCACGACGACGCCGTCGTCGCCGTGGTGGACGCGGGCGCGTCGGTCGGCGGGCTCGTCGCCGACGACGAGGCGTTCGTCGCCGACGCTCGCGACCGATACGAATCACAGTGGGAAGCGGCGGAGTCGTACCCGCTGCGGACGCCGCCGCTCTCGACCGTCCACGAAGGGCTCTCCGCGGAGCTCGGCGAGCACGCCGAGCAGGACTTCCGCGCGATGTTGAGTTCGCTCGAGACGGCTCGCGGCGACGGCGACGGCCTCGACGAGGTGACGATCAGCCTGCTCGTCGCCGCCAAGAACGAGGAGCTGCTGTACGACGTGAGCAAGTGGGGCGAGGACACCGGGGTCGCCAGCAAGGCGACGTTCTCCCGGACCAAAACCAAGCTCGAGGACATGGGCCTGATCGAGACCGAGAAGGTGCCGATCGACGTCGGCCGCCCGCGCCTGCGGCTGACGCTCGGCGACGACCGGCTCGAAGCCGCCGAGAACGATCAGCTCGCGACGGTCGCCCAGTCGATGCTCAACTAG
- a CDS encoding type IV pilin N-terminal domain-containing protein: protein MMSDRAVGPVIGVILIIAMVLTVAVTVAAFGAAMLQDTQSDIESSQTETAFSQLSVDASELREPGDEVDFDFGHRDGEVRTVDDTGNLKVQLEHSNGTENLTKTSLRSLVYERDGKEVAYQGGGVFRKQGSGSSLVSAPEFFYRDNSLVFPVTKLEGDLQKSGSLSGSLRLKNTTREYPDPAQNRTNPLDEGTLHVTLESEYCQGWEEYFSTQTRGSIDESCSEDEKGEIKVELSVPFELKGGTFTEAVRAGNVQNEGKAEFDYEEGEMDMPSADSLIEMKKNECDTIKNDLPTTVDSSQDLYCVEDLDGYHSFETNGSDIEVYVNGTLAPGSGGMPVSGDSHDVSFFVREGFSLSKGIGNKEPVGDEDAPNRTRIFVSSDGYVFSDGDNTKGSVYALIYAPESDAYMQSRGNSVFEGSLVIDELEVQSKMKAGEVQLSPGAATTSISYESAGPDFYYLHLVEKTMTVHG from the coding sequence ATGATGTCCGATCGGGCAGTAGGCCCAGTTATAGGCGTGATCCTCATTATCGCCATGGTTCTCACGGTCGCCGTGACGGTTGCGGCGTTCGGCGCAGCGATGCTGCAGGACACCCAATCGGACATCGAGAGCTCGCAGACCGAGACGGCGTTCTCGCAGCTGTCGGTCGACGCGAGCGAGCTGCGGGAGCCCGGCGACGAGGTCGATTTCGACTTCGGCCACAGGGACGGCGAAGTTCGGACGGTCGACGACACTGGAAATCTCAAGGTGCAGCTGGAACACTCGAACGGCACCGAAAACCTGACAAAAACTTCGCTTCGATCGCTCGTCTACGAGCGCGACGGGAAGGAGGTCGCCTATCAGGGCGGCGGGGTGTTTCGCAAGCAGGGATCCGGGAGTTCGCTCGTGTCCGCGCCGGAGTTTTTCTACCGCGACAATTCGCTCGTGTTCCCCGTGACGAAACTCGAGGGGGACCTCCAGAAATCGGGATCGCTCTCGGGGTCACTACGGCTAAAGAACACGACGCGAGAGTATCCGGACCCGGCGCAAAATCGAACGAATCCCCTCGACGAGGGGACACTGCACGTCACACTCGAAAGCGAGTACTGTCAGGGCTGGGAAGAGTACTTCAGCACGCAGACGCGCGGTTCGATCGACGAATCCTGTAGCGAGGACGAGAAGGGTGAGATCAAGGTAGAGCTGAGCGTTCCGTTCGAGCTCAAAGGCGGCACGTTTACTGAAGCTGTTAGGGCAGGTAACGTTCAGAATGAAGGGAAAGCCGAATTCGATTACGAAGAGGGGGAAATGGATATGCCGTCCGCCGACTCTCTCATCGAGATGAAGAAAAACGAGTGCGACACTATCAAGAACGATCTGCCGACCACTGTCGACAGTTCCCAGGACCTCTACTGCGTCGAGGATCTCGACGGGTACCACTCCTTTGAGACCAATGGCAGTGATATAGAAGTGTATGTCAACGGGACGCTCGCTCCCGGATCAGGAGGGATGCCTGTGTCCGGCGATTCACACGATGTCTCCTTTTTTGTTCGGGAAGGATTTAGCCTAAGCAAGGGGATCGGAAATAAAGAGCCAGTGGGTGACGAGGATGCGCCGAACCGCACGAGGATCTTCGTCTCCTCAGACGGGTACGTCTTTAGTGACGGTGACAACACCAAGGGAAGCGTCTACGCGCTCATCTATGCGCCGGAGTCGGACGCATATATGCAATCCAGGGGAAACTCCGTGTTTGAAGGCTCGTTGGTCATCGATGAGTTAGAGGTGCAGAGTAAAATGAAGGCCGGGGAAGTCCAGTTATCGCCGGGTGCTGCAACTACGAGTATCTCCTACGAAAGCGCAGGCCCCGACTTCTACTACCTCCACCTGGTCGAGAAGACGATGACCGTCCACGGCTGA
- a CDS encoding uracil-DNA glycosylase family protein — MENVTDRTSNPFGMRPPCEDARAADGPEAAFGYGDANADFHVIGDHPGVHGGRRSGIPFTDSVAGDRLLDVLRNVGLLADADGEPEPSNVFLSYLYMCCQADGESPTESEYAELEPFFDAELRAIAAHVLVPVGERATEHVLENYTAQAERLDLDMRELHAAEIKGSGFLVVPIRDPTEWTDTDAERLDARLRAMLAGDYRQTSDLSRFLVDDERYMVR; from the coding sequence GTGGAGAACGTAACAGACCGGACGAGCAACCCGTTCGGCATGCGACCGCCCTGTGAGGACGCCCGCGCGGCCGACGGCCCCGAGGCCGCGTTCGGCTACGGCGACGCCAACGCCGATTTCCACGTCATCGGCGACCATCCCGGCGTCCACGGCGGCCGACGGTCGGGGATCCCGTTTACCGACTCGGTCGCCGGCGACAGGTTGCTGGACGTGTTGCGGAACGTTGGATTACTGGCGGACGCCGACGGCGAGCCCGAACCCTCGAACGTCTTCCTGAGCTACCTCTACATGTGTTGTCAGGCGGACGGCGAGTCTCCCACGGAGAGCGAGTACGCCGAACTCGAACCGTTCTTCGACGCCGAGCTCCGGGCGATCGCCGCGCACGTCCTGGTGCCCGTCGGCGAGCGCGCGACCGAGCACGTCCTCGAGAACTACACCGCGCAGGCCGAGCGGCTCGACCTCGACATGCGGGAGCTACACGCCGCCGAGATCAAAGGCAGCGGCTTTCTCGTCGTCCCGATCCGGGACCCGACCGAGTGGACCGACACGGACGCCGAGCGCCTCGACGCGCGGCTCCGCGCGATGCTCGCGGGCGACTACCGCCAGACGTCCGACCTCAGTCGGTTCCTGGTCGACGACGAGCGCTACATGGTCCGGTAG
- a CDS encoding HAD-IA family hydrolase, with the protein MIDSYDGVVFDLDGTLVDLDVDWAAVAADVAAVYEDAGVDAGSSGLWAMLEEAEEHGIGDSVEATIADHERTGARTSTRLPSGDDLATVDPVAVCSLNCEAACRIALETHDLDGDVAAVVGRDTVATHKPDPEPLLAAIDRIDVSPDGALFIGDSERDAVTARRAGVDYVDVAELRR; encoded by the coding sequence ATGATCGACTCCTACGACGGCGTCGTCTTCGATCTGGACGGGACGCTCGTCGACCTCGACGTCGACTGGGCGGCCGTCGCGGCCGACGTCGCGGCGGTGTACGAGGATGCCGGCGTCGACGCCGGTAGCAGCGGGCTCTGGGCGATGCTGGAAGAGGCCGAGGAACACGGCATCGGCGACTCGGTCGAGGCGACCATCGCCGACCACGAGCGGACGGGCGCGCGTACGTCGACGCGCCTCCCCTCCGGTGACGACCTCGCGACGGTCGATCCGGTCGCCGTCTGCTCGCTCAACTGCGAGGCTGCTTGCCGGATCGCGCTGGAGACCCACGACCTCGACGGCGACGTCGCCGCGGTGGTCGGTCGGGACACCGTCGCGACGCACAAGCCCGATCCGGAGCCGCTGCTGGCGGCGATCGACCGGATCGACGTCTCGCCGGACGGCGCGCTGTTTATCGGCGACTCCGAGCGCGACGCCGTCACGGCGCGACGCGCCGGCGTCGATTACGTCGACGTGGCGGAGCTGCGTCGGTGA
- a CDS encoding GNAT family N-acetyltransferase, translated as MEIDRPAPDEIEELADLWVALAREQRAHGTHIRPEANRSRIAETLSRHAITGEAFVARANDEIAGFVTYERTNEGFETDIDRGVVQNLYVRPAYRDAGVGASLLDRAEADLAADGVDAVTVEVMAANEAAHRFYERNGYERHRVVLEKRLEDENHSKDRG; from the coding sequence ATGGAGATCGACAGACCGGCCCCCGACGAAATCGAAGAACTCGCCGACCTCTGGGTCGCGCTGGCTCGCGAGCAGCGCGCTCACGGAACCCACATCCGCCCCGAAGCGAACCGCTCGCGGATCGCGGAGACGCTGAGCCGCCACGCCATCACCGGAGAGGCGTTCGTGGCGCGAGCGAACGACGAGATCGCCGGGTTCGTCACGTACGAGCGGACTAACGAGGGATTCGAGACGGACATCGACCGCGGCGTCGTCCAGAACCTCTACGTGAGGCCGGCGTACCGCGACGCGGGCGTCGGGGCGTCGCTGCTGGATCGTGCTGAGGCCGACCTCGCCGCGGACGGCGTCGACGCGGTCACCGTCGAGGTGATGGCCGCCAACGAGGCCGCTCACCGGTTCTACGAGCGAAACGGGTACGAGCGCCACCGGGTCGTACTGGAGAAGCGACTGGAAGACGAAAACCACTCAAAGGATCGGGGCTAA
- a CDS encoding CBS domain-containing protein, translated as MDEDVTVRDIMSREFVGVSESDAVADVADVLREDEATLAAVVRGSRPVGVVTAHDLLAHVSDDTAPVTVGDVMREPEPTATPDRSFVDALDLMSTEGTRRLLVTDDEELVGVLTANDAVTAATSLLQNGTGMERERQAVGADVGTDAVAGRVSDDRAPANENAGYSSQSVCESCGSLTRDLQNFNGQLICADCRDV; from the coding sequence ATGGACGAGGACGTGACAGTGCGCGACATAATGTCCCGGGAGTTCGTCGGCGTCAGCGAGTCCGACGCGGTCGCCGACGTCGCCGACGTGCTCCGCGAGGACGAAGCGACGCTCGCCGCCGTCGTCCGGGGCAGTCGACCGGTCGGCGTCGTGACGGCCCACGACCTGCTGGCCCACGTCTCGGATGACACCGCGCCGGTGACGGTCGGCGACGTGATGCGCGAGCCCGAGCCGACGGCAACGCCCGACCGATCGTTCGTCGACGCGCTCGACCTGATGTCGACGGAGGGAACGCGCAGGTTGCTCGTCACCGACGACGAGGAACTGGTCGGCGTACTGACCGCCAACGATGCGGTGACCGCGGCAACCTCGCTCCTGCAGAACGGCACCGGAATGGAGCGAGAGCGACAGGCGGTCGGCGCGGACGTCGGCACGGACGCCGTCGCCGGACGCGTCTCGGACGACCGCGCCCCGGCGAACGAGAACGCGGGGTACTCCTCTCAGAGCGTCTGCGAGAGCTGCGGGTCGCTGACGCGAGATCTGCAGAATTTCAACGGACAGCTCATCTGCGCCGACTGCCGGGACGTGTGA
- the glmS gene encoding methylaspartate mutase subunit S, which translates to MAKTVILGVIGSDAHVVGITILEQALRAAGFDVVNLGVQTSQEDFITAADDADAEAVLISSLYGHAEQDCQGFRERLDEAGLDVLTYIGGNLAVGQDDFEETRRKFRELGFDRVFDSETDPEEAIAALRQDLQLAATEAERHRVEG; encoded by the coding sequence ATGGCGAAGACAGTCATCCTCGGCGTCATCGGATCCGACGCGCACGTCGTCGGCATCACGATCCTAGAACAGGCCCTGCGCGCCGCAGGGTTCGACGTCGTCAACCTGGGCGTCCAGACCTCTCAAGAGGACTTCATCACCGCAGCGGACGACGCCGACGCCGAGGCTGTACTGATCTCGTCGCTGTACGGCCACGCGGAACAGGACTGCCAAGGGTTCCGCGAGCGCCTCGACGAGGCGGGCCTCGACGTCCTGACCTACATCGGCGGCAACCTCGCGGTCGGGCAGGACGACTTCGAGGAGACCCGCCGGAAGTTCCGCGAGCTCGGCTTCGATCGAGTCTTCGACTCGGAGACCGACCCGGAGGAGGCGATCGCCGCGCTCCGACAGGACCTCCAGCTCGCCGCGACCGAGGCCGAGCGCCACAGGGTCGAGGGATAG
- a CDS encoding helicase HerA domain-containing protein: MSEQETIRIGELTAAAGDENSGAPVELPVVDVLTGRGFVTGKSGSGKSNTASVVIEELLDAGYPVLIVDTDGEYYGLKEEYELLHAGADEECDIQIGPDHAEKIANLALEENVPIILDVSGYLDEDVADELLRETARHLFTKEKKLKKPFLLVVEEVHEYLPQKGGGGETGKMLIKIGKRGRKHGLGIMGISQRPADVKKDFITQANWLVWHRLTWDNDTKVVGRVVDTEYQEAVSELADGEAFLQTDWTEVDVRQIQFRRKRTFDAGATPGLDDFERPELKSVSDSLMDDLETITEEEQQRESELADLQQELDKKTAKINQLEQDLENARDVSNAARQLANAFSRGDVASTPEEVESRLVAKDDRIEDLEDRVAELEDELDDAHEYIDQLEAENQRLQEATAPIDFDDPSTVQAAFPAGDGPETPGDADAAASSGDAVNGDATTGGDATTAEAAGAAAEQPSGDGTAVAVESDAEPTAVDSRSGDHAGDAASAEPTERTADDELDAESVLAYVRSEPIAAEVADAAERAHVDEAARRAIVEEVAAEGPLSAASVADRTDVQVQYVWTFLSELRDRPYLVRNAQGEYAFDLDALIACGQRVEEDVDGLDELLERFDA, encoded by the coding sequence GTGAGCGAGCAAGAGACCATCCGGATCGGCGAACTCACGGCGGCGGCGGGCGACGAAAACTCCGGCGCGCCCGTCGAACTCCCCGTCGTCGACGTGCTGACGGGCCGCGGCTTCGTGACGGGCAAGAGCGGATCCGGCAAGTCCAACACCGCCAGCGTCGTGATCGAGGAGCTGCTCGACGCTGGCTACCCGGTCCTGATCGTCGACACGGACGGCGAGTACTACGGCCTCAAGGAGGAGTACGAGCTGCTCCACGCCGGCGCCGACGAGGAGTGCGACATCCAGATCGGGCCGGACCACGCCGAGAAGATCGCGAACCTCGCCTTAGAGGAGAACGTCCCGATCATCCTCGACGTCTCGGGCTACCTCGACGAGGACGTCGCCGACGAGCTGCTCCGGGAGACCGCCCGGCACCTCTTTACCAAGGAAAAGAAGCTCAAGAAGCCGTTCCTGCTGGTCGTCGAGGAGGTCCACGAGTACCTCCCCCAGAAGGGCGGCGGCGGCGAGACGGGCAAGATGCTGATCAAGATCGGCAAGCGCGGGCGCAAGCACGGGCTGGGGATCATGGGGATCAGCCAGCGCCCCGCCGACGTCAAGAAGGACTTCATCACGCAGGCGAACTGGCTCGTCTGGCACCGGCTCACCTGGGACAACGACACCAAAGTCGTCGGACGCGTCGTCGACACCGAGTACCAGGAAGCCGTCTCCGAACTCGCCGACGGCGAGGCGTTCCTCCAGACCGACTGGACCGAGGTCGACGTCCGCCAGATCCAGTTCCGCCGCAAGCGCACGTTCGACGCCGGCGCGACGCCCGGCCTCGACGACTTCGAGCGCCCCGAGCTCAAGTCCGTCAGCGACTCGCTGATGGACGACCTCGAGACGATCACCGAGGAGGAACAGCAACGCGAGAGCGAGCTCGCCGACCTCCAGCAGGAACTCGACAAGAAGACCGCGAAGATCAACCAGTTAGAGCAGGACCTCGAAAACGCTCGCGACGTCTCGAACGCCGCCAGACAGCTGGCGAACGCCTTCTCCCGGGGTGACGTGGCATCCACGCCCGAGGAGGTCGAGTCGCGCCTCGTCGCCAAGGACGACCGCATCGAGGATCTCGAAGACCGCGTCGCGGAGCTGGAGGACGAACTCGACGACGCCCACGAGTACATCGATCAGCTCGAAGCCGAGAACCAGCGCCTGCAGGAGGCGACCGCGCCGATCGACTTCGACGACCCGTCGACGGTGCAAGCGGCGTTTCCGGCGGGCGACGGGCCGGAGACCCCGGGTGACGCGGACGCCGCGGCGTCCAGCGGCGACGCGGTTAACGGCGACGCGACAACGGGCGGTGACGCGACAACCGCCGAAGCCGCTGGCGCCGCCGCAGAACAGCCCAGTGGCGACGGGACTGCCGTCGCGGTGGAGAGCGACGCCGAACCGACGGCGGTCGATTCGCGCTCGGGCGATCACGCCGGCGACGCTGCGAGCGCTGAACCGACGGAAAGGACCGCAGACGACGAACTCGACGCCGAAAGCGTGCTGGCGTACGTCCGCAGCGAGCCGATCGCCGCGGAGGTCGCCGACGCCGCGGAGCGGGCTCACGTCGACGAGGCGGCGCGGCGCGCGATCGTCGAGGAAGTCGCGGCGGAGGGGCCGCTTTCGGCCGCTTCGGTCGCTGATCGGACGGACGTGCAGGTCCAGTACGTCTGGACGTTCCTCTCCGAGCTGCGCGATCGCCCGTACCTCGTGCGCAACGCCCAAGGGGAGTACGCGTTCGATCTCGACGCGCTGATCGCCTGCGGACAGCGGGTCGAAGAAGACGTAGACGGGCTGGACGAGCTGTTAGAACGGTTCGACGCCTAG
- a CDS encoding HalOD1 output domain-containing protein, which yields MTSAPQRDESAAQSPSEAVVEALADAKGVDPLELDPLYDVIDPDALDALFDGAAADGRRQGRVEFRTDGYRVEVTSTGRVHLTSLDALEASD from the coding sequence ATGACTTCCGCCCCGCAACGAGACGAGTCGGCCGCGCAGTCGCCGAGCGAGGCCGTCGTCGAGGCGCTGGCAGACGCGAAGGGCGTCGATCCGCTCGAACTCGATCCGCTGTACGACGTCATCGACCCGGACGCGCTCGACGCGCTGTTCGACGGCGCGGCCGCCGACGGCCGCCGACAGGGCCGCGTCGAATTTCGAACGGACGGCTACCGCGTCGAGGTGACGTCCACCGGGAGGGTCCACCTCACCAGCCTCGACGCGCTCGAAGCCAGCGACTGA
- a CDS encoding YIP1 family protein produces MTGVADRIGAEDRLPGELARSWLRVLVSPRRFFRERVVPRDQAPGLLFAMGVVLVAESTRVAFGTGAAAAPGARSTLLSVFWIVAAVLFVTPAGLHLLAAIQTVLLIPFAPDRGGISETVQVLAYAAAPCALAGVPIVEVRALAGLYAAALLTIGLSEVHRLPPGRSALLGALPAFLGYGLGFRAFDAITALLARWYII; encoded by the coding sequence GTGACCGGCGTCGCCGACCGTATCGGCGCCGAGGACCGCCTTCCGGGCGAGCTCGCGCGGTCGTGGCTCCGCGTGCTCGTCTCGCCACGGCGGTTCTTCCGCGAGCGCGTCGTCCCGCGGGATCAGGCGCCCGGCCTGCTGTTCGCGATGGGCGTCGTGCTCGTCGCCGAGTCGACCCGCGTCGCCTTCGGAACCGGCGCTGCGGCCGCGCCCGGCGCCCGGTCGACGCTGCTGAGCGTGTTCTGGATCGTCGCCGCGGTGCTGTTCGTGACGCCCGCCGGGCTGCACCTGCTCGCCGCGATCCAGACGGTGCTGTTGATCCCGTTCGCACCGGACCGGGGCGGCATCAGCGAGACGGTCCAGGTGCTCGCGTACGCCGCCGCGCCCTGCGCGCTTGCAGGGGTGCCGATCGTAGAGGTACGCGCGCTGGCGGGGCTGTACGCCGCCGCGCTGCTGACGATCGGGCTCTCGGAGGTTCACCGGCTTCCCCCCGGCAGGAGCGCTCTCCTGGGCGCCCTCCCGGCGTTTCTGGGTTACGGGTTGGGCTTTCGAGCGTTCGACGCGATCACGGCGCTGCTGGCGCGCTGGTACATCATCTGA
- a CDS encoding GTP cyclohydrolase III, whose amino-acid sequence MTNTQVTLVQIDNYGPWTVTPEPRREVDLQTLQSRLYADLSQLIGNRGGYVFFTRFDNMIAVTNGLDESDHAMIQESVGNRYPVTVSLSVATGTTPAHALADATDNLQDRGSAQDKDRREILCGRTIGEDHRTDEDVEIAHFDVIDATGEYTDRLSAFETFIEIEQGYATLMKEMHGEHDALSFFVGGDNVIAACPTLTEGAYLDAIDHVTEVAGVDLRVGVGSGKTAHEAGMDAKHALEEARASGDAVWFAE is encoded by the coding sequence GTGACGAACACGCAGGTTACGCTCGTTCAGATCGACAACTACGGCCCGTGGACGGTGACGCCCGAACCGCGACGGGAAGTCGACCTCCAGACGCTGCAGTCCCGCCTGTACGCCGACCTCTCGCAGCTGATCGGTAACCGCGGCGGCTACGTCTTTTTCACCCGGTTCGACAACATGATCGCCGTGACCAACGGGCTCGACGAGTCCGACCACGCGATGATCCAGGAGTCGGTCGGGAACCGCTACCCGGTGACCGTCAGCCTCTCCGTGGCGACGGGAACGACGCCCGCCCACGCGCTCGCGGACGCCACGGACAATCTGCAGGACCGCGGCAGCGCACAGGACAAGGACCGCCGCGAAATTCTCTGCGGCCGCACGATCGGCGAGGACCATCGGACGGACGAGGACGTCGAGATCGCTCACTTCGACGTGATCGACGCGACCGGCGAGTACACCGACCGGCTCAGCGCGTTCGAGACGTTCATCGAGATCGAGCAGGGGTACGCGACGCTGATGAAGGAGATGCACGGCGAGCACGACGCGCTGTCCTTTTTCGTCGGCGGCGACAACGTGATCGCCGCCTGCCCGACGCTTACCGAGGGCGCCTACCTCGACGCGATCGACCACGTCACCGAAGTCGCCGGCGTCGACCTCCGCGTCGGCGTCGGTTCCGGGAAAACGGCCCACGAGGCCGGGATGGACGCCAAACACGCGCTGGAGGAAGCGCGAGCGAGCGGCGACGCAGTCTGGTTCGCGGAGTGA
- the mct gene encoding succinyl-CoA:mesaconate CoA-transferase, producing MGALDDLRVLDLTQVLAGPYCTMLLADMGADVVKIERPGGDLIRSNPPFYEDADAEAYGGYFQSVNRGKRSVELNLGDDADREAFLSLVERADVVVENYRAGTMEQFDLGYETLRERNPELIYSSIRGFGDPRTGETHRQGQPSFDLVAQALGGVMEITGHEDGPPTKVGPGVGDLFTAALNAVGILAAVHHRDRTGEGQYVDTAMYDAMISLCERTVYQHSYDGAAPTRQGNSHPTLFPYDAFETADGYVVIAAFGSNHWRELCEAMDRPELAAEYPDRESRLANRESLREAIVEWTRTRPTDDVLAALDGLPTAPVQDAADIAADPHVEAREMRVGVDQPGADAEVAIAGNPIKMIETPTKPGERAPLLDEHREELLEDAAPAEADD from the coding sequence ATGGGAGCGCTCGACGACTTGCGCGTGCTCGATCTGACGCAGGTGCTCGCCGGCCCGTACTGCACGATGCTGCTCGCGGACATGGGCGCGGACGTGGTAAAGATCGAGCGCCCGGGCGGCGACCTCATCCGATCGAACCCGCCGTTCTACGAGGACGCCGACGCCGAAGCGTACGGCGGCTACTTTCAATCTGTGAACCGGGGTAAGCGCAGCGTCGAGCTGAACCTCGGCGACGACGCCGACCGCGAGGCCTTTCTCTCGCTGGTCGAGCGCGCCGACGTCGTCGTCGAGAACTACCGCGCGGGGACGATGGAGCAGTTCGATCTGGGCTACGAGACGCTGCGCGAGCGCAACCCCGAGCTGATCTACAGCTCGATCCGCGGCTTCGGCGACCCGCGCACGGGCGAGACCCACAGGCAGGGTCAGCCGTCGTTCGATCTCGTCGCGCAGGCGCTGGGCGGGGTCATGGAGATCACCGGGCACGAGGACGGGCCGCCGACGAAGGTCGGCCCCGGCGTCGGCGACCTGTTCACCGCGGCGCTCAACGCGGTGGGGATCCTCGCTGCGGTCCACCACCGCGACCGCACGGGCGAAGGCCAGTACGTCGACACGGCGATGTACGACGCCATGATCAGCCTCTGCGAGCGGACGGTGTACCAGCACTCCTACGACGGCGCGGCGCCGACGCGCCAGGGCAACTCGCACCCGACGCTGTTCCCCTACGACGCCTTCGAGACGGCCGACGGCTACGTCGTGATCGCGGCGTTCGGGAGCAACCACTGGCGCGAGCTCTGCGAGGCGATGGACCGGCCGGAGCTCGCGGCGGAGTATCCCGACCGCGAGAGCAGGCTCGCGAACCGCGAGTCGCTGCGCGAGGCCATCGTCGAGTGGACGCGGACCAGGCCGACCGACGACGTGCTGGCCGCCCTCGACGGGCTGCCGACAGCGCCCGTGCAGGACGCCGCCGATATCGCGGCCGACCCCCACGTCGAGGCCCGCGAGATGCGCGTCGGCGTCGACCAGCCCGGCGCGGACGCCGAAGTGGCGATCGCCGGCAACCCGATCAAGATGATCGAGACGCCGACGAAGCCCGGCGAACGGGCGCCGCTACTCGACGAGCACCGGGAGGAGCTGCTGGAGGACGCCGCACCGGCAGAGGCGGACGACTGA
- a CDS encoding DUF5785 family protein, which translates to MDWPHDPDGEEGSEGMRKYGMAIIAKKVDEDEDFPLSAEEFVAEHGDEPIRINYQRVVSLREIFERVDAEEFETIVDMHKEAGKAIREGGYWDYHPVGSNPETKRA; encoded by the coding sequence ATGGACTGGCCGCACGATCCCGACGGCGAGGAGGGCAGCGAAGGGATGCGCAAGTACGGGATGGCGATCATCGCCAAGAAGGTCGACGAGGACGAGGACTTCCCACTGTCGGCCGAGGAGTTCGTCGCCGAGCACGGCGACGAGCCGATCCGCATCAACTACCAGCGCGTGGTTAGCCTCCGAGAGATCTTCGAGCGCGTCGATGCCGAGGAGTTCGAGACGATCGTCGACATGCACAAGGAAGCCGGGAAGGCCATCCGCGAGGGCGGCTACTGGGACTACCATCCCGTCGGATCGAACCCCGAGACCAAGCGCGCCTGA